The proteins below come from a single Burkholderia contaminans genomic window:
- a CDS encoding FAD-dependent monooxygenase, translating into MQTNLKIAIVGAGIGGLTLALALREHGIDAQLYEQTEVLREVGAAVALSANATRFYERMGLRAAFDAVCADIPGLVYRDGRSGAVIGHHRGDPDYRRQFGGAYWGVHRADLQAVLSKAVGLDAIHLGHRLIDLAQHPDRVTLSFDNGARVDADLVIGADGARSLTRRWMLGYDDALYSGCSGFRGVVPAARLSLLPDPETLQYWIGPHGHLLHYPIGDDGDQNFLLVERHPSPWPSRDWVMPSEEGEQLRVFGDWHPAVVQMITAVPISQRWGLFHRPPLGRWSRGRVTLIGDAAHALVPHHGQGANQSIEDAVVLAAQLAQAGPGNWREAQEAYERLRRGRTRKVQYASISVADVLHLPDGPAAQARNARLAARDSVLHHLDWIHDFDALAGEPSERQGGTWL; encoded by the coding sequence ATGCAGACGAACCTGAAGATTGCGATCGTCGGCGCCGGGATCGGCGGCCTGACGCTCGCGCTCGCCCTGCGCGAGCACGGCATCGACGCGCAGCTCTACGAACAGACGGAGGTGTTGCGCGAAGTCGGCGCGGCCGTCGCGCTGTCGGCCAATGCGACGCGCTTCTACGAACGGATGGGATTGCGGGCGGCCTTCGACGCGGTGTGCGCGGACATCCCGGGGCTCGTCTATCGCGACGGCCGCAGCGGCGCGGTGATCGGCCATCATCGCGGCGACCCCGACTATCGCCGGCAATTCGGCGGCGCGTACTGGGGCGTGCATCGCGCGGATCTGCAGGCCGTGCTGTCGAAGGCGGTCGGCCTCGACGCCATTCATCTCGGCCATCGGCTGATCGATCTCGCGCAGCATCCCGATCGCGTCACGCTGTCGTTCGACAACGGGGCGCGCGTCGACGCCGATCTCGTGATCGGCGCGGACGGCGCTCGCTCGCTCACGCGGCGCTGGATGCTCGGCTACGACGATGCGCTGTATTCGGGGTGTTCGGGGTTTCGCGGCGTGGTGCCGGCCGCGCGGCTGAGCCTTTTGCCCGATCCCGAAACGCTGCAGTACTGGATCGGGCCGCACGGGCACCTGCTGCACTATCCGATCGGCGACGACGGCGACCAGAATTTCCTGCTGGTCGAGCGTCATCCGTCACCGTGGCCGTCGCGCGACTGGGTGATGCCGTCGGAAGAGGGCGAGCAACTGCGCGTGTTCGGGGATTGGCATCCGGCGGTGGTGCAGATGATCACTGCCGTGCCGATCAGCCAGCGCTGGGGGCTGTTCCACCGGCCGCCGCTCGGCCGCTGGAGCCGCGGCCGCGTGACGCTGATCGGCGACGCCGCGCATGCGCTGGTGCCGCATCACGGGCAGGGCGCGAACCAGTCGATCGAGGATGCGGTGGTGCTCGCCGCGCAACTGGCGCAGGCCGGGCCGGGCAACTGGCGCGAAGCGCAGGAAGCGTATGAGCGACTGCGTCGCGGCCGCACGCGCAAGGTGCAGTACGCGTCGATTTCCGTGGCCGACGTGCTGCACCTGCCCGACGGGCCGGCCGCGCAGGCGCGCAATGCGCGTCTGGCCGCGCGCGACAGCGTGCTGCATCACCTGGACTGGATTCACGATTTCGATGCGCTGGCCGGGGAGCCGAGCGAACGGCAGGGTGGCACGTGGCTGTGA